The window TAGATGATTCACAATAATCTATTAGGACATTTGTACTTACTCACCGTTTCCAAAAAACATATGATATATATTATTAGAACATATAATTACATATAATTACTATATTATTAGATTACATAACTTCATCTGTTGTGATGACATGCCATTGAAAACAAGGCCTTGGCCCACAAAGAAAATTATTTCAATCACCTTTTATATGGTATGATACATTAGGCAGTTTTGTAGAATAAATGTATGACCTTCAAGTGTCTGTCTGTTATCAAACCGTGTTGAAAGCTTTTTATTTAATGGAGAGACTTCTGAGAGCTTATTTCTGCAGTGATGGACAAGCTCCTGTTTTGGAGATAATGTGTCCGTCAAGCATTGAACCCAAGGCTTTTGTTTTCACCCTTTGGCAGATTGGTTGAGTCTAAGGAACCTGAAAGCCCAGGCTCACAGGGGCCGcaatctcctccctctccaccttccaGTGAATCCTCCCTCAGCAGCGTCCCCTCTGAGTCCCCCGTCACGTTCTCCAGCCTACACTTCTCGCTGGCACCCCGAAACACGAGAAGAAGCTCAGAGTCCCACAGCAGCACAGAGAACCTGAGCGTTGTGGTATCCCACCCCAACATGTCTGACAAGAAGCGACAAGCCCCCCTGCCACCGGGCATTGGAAACCCCAACGCGAGCTCCAGAAGTTCTCCCATGAAATCTTCTGCTTCAGGTAGCAGCCTGCTGCCTATAACTGAGGGTGAGATCTctggagagagtgagatggcCGGAGCCAAGCATGGCAAAAGACCAGCCTTACCTCTTCCTGACTACGAAAGTCTGTTTCCAGTGAAGAGGCATGGAGTTCAAGGTCAGACTCGATGGGATCATATCATTGCGGAGGTGAACCAGAAACAGAGGGTATACATGCCTCAGGTAGCTGCAAAGGAGATGAGTGTCGATGGGCCAGAAGATGAGTCTCAACACAAAAATAGATCCATCTCCTCGCAACCAAGGACTGCTTTGCTCCCAAACCCACAAGCGACTCAACCGAAGGAAGTTACGGCTATTTCCTATAGAAAACATCCGGCTCCGGTCCCTCCCAAACCGGTAGTTGTAGCGTCCCCTAGACTAGTGCCAGAGGTCAGCCCGGCTCAGAACCAGAGTTCTGCACGGGCAAATGTCTCTGTTGAGAAGATCAATGTCTCTTCTTCCACAGTTATCCATTTGAAGCCCAGCAGAGAAATACCCTCAGTGAAACCTAAAGTTGACCCAAGGAGGGTTCTGAGTAAATCTCCCCTCACGGTCATCGATGCCAAGTCTGCGTCTCAGATGGAGAGTCCAAGACCTTCGCAAGACGTTTTGGAGTCAAGATCCACCAATAACCTGAATGCAACGTCATCGAATAGTCCTAAGGAGCTTCCCACTGCCAAACCAAGACAAAAAGTTGCCAGCAAAGAGCCAGTTCAACAAGCAAATCCGGAAAAGGGAAGCATCGAAGAGCGGGAAAAGTTGAAGACGGCCAACCCAGACTTGAGAAGGACCAGTCCAGTGATGATGAAACATACTGATGTGAAttcaaggagagagaaaaaaccaATGCCTAACTCTACTGATGGGGCCGACAAGAAACAGATACTGCAAAGAATAACGGAAGCCAAAGAGAAGTTAATTGAACCCGACACGTTCCCAAGCTCTGCGGTACTCTCCAAAGACCCATGGGCACTCCCAGAGCAGAGCCATGGAGAAGAGGATCTGTTCACTGGGAGGATACAGAAAGAACATAAGCCACAAGATGAGAAAATGACCCCTGGTGACCAGAAAGCAATTTTTACTGCAGATAACTCAACGGAGCTTCCAAAGGAAGTAAAAGCATACCAGTCTGACTCAAGTGATCTAAGTCCTTTTCAGAGGGACatttcacaaagaaaaaaatggGCATCTCCATCTCCCCGTAGCTCAGACAAGCAAGGTTCCCTAGATAAACAAGACTTATCTAGAGCAGAGGGAACCATGACAACCACCTCAGAATATCCTAGACTGGATAGACACGATTCTCAAGTGGACTCTTCAGTGCAAAACTATATCGATGGTAGAGAAAGGTTGGAAACCCAAGCAAGAGAAAAGAACACTGCTGTCGATCAGCTGgcctcgctctcttcctcccccattCCCTCAGTCCTGACTACGTCAGATGTCTTTCAGTCGGGTGTTGGAGAAACAAGTCCCCAGGCTGGTGTTCTGTCTGGGGGTAAGACTCAGCCAAAGGCCTGGGTGGCACCCTCAGAGGCACAGCTTAATAGCAGTGGAGGTGGGCCTGCCCCAACACCACGCAGGTGAGACTGACCGTTTGAGCCACAAACCTTTTAACTAACTCTCAGCACTGACGAGCACACAATGATTGACGTTTTTCGCAATCCATTTTTCCAAATTAAACAGTTAATTGCTGGCCCAATAAAGTGGATTACTGTTTGTGATCCAATTATCAAAACCTGCCTTCGTTTGCCAAGTGTATATTTGGAAATTCTTTTGtaggacaaaaaaaaactgaaatcagTATTTTTTTGGGGACCAGAAGTCCTTGTGTACTAAGCTTTTTAGCTTTAAGTTGTTGCTTAAGGAAGTATTTCAGTTTGTGAGTTTTGTGGTGGAATGAAAAAGGGATTCGCTGTCGTGTAGGACTTCTTTGCACAGGTTGTGATTCTGGGGTTTCTTTGTGCACCACTAGGTGATAGAACATTTATCTATTGACTTGTCCTTAGCTCATAACATAAGTAATCAAAATGCCAGCCATCACTGCACATCTCAAAGCAGTTGAGTCCTTTTTGTCTGCCATCTTCCAACCTCTGCCTCCATCTTTTTTTCATCCCGTCTTACCTTCTGTGCCAAACTGCTAGCCCCATCTTACTATTGCACATCTAACTGTTGGTGATGTAACTTATCTTTCCAGGCCTCATCCAGTCAAGCCCATGAACACAGGGGAGACCCAGGCCCCCACCAACACCCCCGTAGGGAGAGAATTAAAGACCCTTGACTTCACCACAGGGAAGATAAAGATACCGCCGGCTAACATGGTACAATACTTCTACAACAATCAATAACCCTTCATTTTCAGCtctctttcatctttttttccccccctataAATCTGTGATAACATCGTGTATGATGTATAAATACATGCTATACTGGATATTATGTTTTTACGATGTTAGACTGGCACCTACAATGTACAATAGGTAGGACAGTAAAACTGATGACCGTGTGTGATGCCTAACGCCTCTTCCATCAGGTGACTGGAACGGCAGGAAGTGGGCCTTATACTCAGCTGACCCAGGAGGAGCTGATCACACTGGTGGTCAAGCAGCAGACGGAACTCACCAAGAAGAACGACAAGATCATGGAGCTGGAGGAGTACATCGATAACCTGCTGGTTCGTGTCATCGAGGAACAACCCAGCATCCTGCTTGGCCTCAACTCTTCCAAGCATGCCTTTTGAGACGCCAGGCGATCTTGCGGAGCTTAGGGTAGGGAGTTCTACTTAAATACCCTGTTATGgttaacaacccccccccccccccatctcccaagCTCTCTCTTAATCCTCTTTTTAAATGTCTTACATACTTAAAgcacttttcttttcttcagtGTCCAACTAAGACGCCATGTTTCGTTTGAGAGGAGTGGTGGTATTAAAATAGTATAGTGCTGGAACAATGGGTGGGTGTCATTAAGGTACCTAGGCAACAACATGCACACAACTGGATCACATCAACATATATGtggatgtattttattttatttttttcacacCGTGGTACTGGAAATGCTTTTGATTCTATATGATCTGTTCTGCTTTAATGTTCATTTATATGTTTCTCATTGTGCATCATGTTACTGGACAAACTACAAATGCTTAATTCTGTATCTCTCGCTCTATTCTTGACGGACTAGTTTTCCTATTAAGAATAATTCAGCTACTTTTCATTTCTTATACTTTACTCTCATTCCAAAGCCTTaatgcagctgttgttgttctaCATTTAGTTGTTAATGATTTAATAATCTTCAGAATTCCTTTTCTATTTGTGTGAGAAGTGAAAGTTTCACAACTTTCTTGGTACTGTCAAACAAATAATCAAATACCAAATCAAGTGTACTGCATAAGAATTATGGCAATACACGGTACCAGCCTAAAACGTCAAGCTGAAATACCATGCCTTATATAATTCATTTTCTGAAATACTGTATTGTTAATATTATTTGTTGTCAATCTTGCTTATTTAGCTAATTCCCAAAAAACACTTTCTTAGTATCATTCCTGACGTTTTACCTCAATATACTGTTACTCGTGTTGTTATTTCcaagtgtttttgttgttgaaagcCTGACACTGTAAAAAGAGGATGTTTTTGAGGTTGTAAGGTGACTGTATAGACTATAGGCAGTTGTGATGGACCGGGAGGGAAATGGAACCACTAATAATTAGTTTCtcttatgtatttattattatcatGAATTGTATGATTCCTAGTGTTGCCATGGTCTGTGCAGAGCACAATCATTTGTCCTCTCAAATATTTATGAAAACTCTGGATACAATCATTCAATATATTTATGCAAAAACCTAATGCTAGAAACAAATTTTATGTTCTTCCtatgaaaatgtaaatgtggttAGACACTAAATCACAGAAGAATCTTACTGAACCATAAGAATAAATACCTTTTTAATAAGTAAGCTCTCATATAGATGATGGCGGCTAAGAAAATTCCAGCAAGTCTGAATGTAATTTCCTATACTATGGTACACAGATACTGTGACCATGCCTCTGCTGTAATGTCATAGCAATAAGAAAATTGTGAACAGTAGAATGTTATAAATTGTGCCTTTTAAAAACTTCCTTTTATTTAAGAATGGCCTTTTTTGAACCTCTTGACAGTTACTGGTGTTAAATAACTAAAAGACTGCTGAATGTCAAACCAGAATCTGTTTTGCAAAGAAATTGACTGTTTAAGAATCTTACAAAGGATTGTGTCATTGTACACTTTGACGTTCTAATTGAAATAAAATAACACTATACCTACCTATATCTTTTAAGTTTGCATCTGTTTGAATTGACAAAACACTTTGTTGCTTGTCGTCCAATTGAGCAAGCTTAAAATCCTTTAGCTGCCCTCTGTGTTTCATTTGGACTACAATTAAAGTAATTACACAGAGAGGTGTATATGTAGATTTATCATTCAGGACCCTGATAAAACCCAACCATTAGTGTCCACTCTGGATCGAATGCTAAGAATGCCACTGtgcttaaaataaaataatgtgtaGACCTGTTAACATTCACTCCCGGTTTCTTCTGCACTCACAACATGTTGTTTATAAGAAGAAGAATGGTAAGAAAGGGTGTGAATTTCTGCAATGAATTGAAGGACATATTCACCTTTCCGATGTATTGTGTGAATCCCCATATAGCCTGAAGCGGACCCCATGGAAGAGTGAGGGGGACAAAGACATAGATTAACTAGATAATGAGGACCCCCGTAGGCACTAATTAAGGCAGAGGAGAAGGTTGACAGCTCAGACGGGTTAGTTTCCTCTGTCttgagaaaagaaaaatggcTTCCTATAGTTATATATCACTTGCAATCAATAGCCAACCGTTTCTgagcagagaaaaaaaaaagatcaagaATCTTGAACAGTTTTATATCATACACTTATTTTTCTGACTTGGTAGTAACAAAATATCAAGTTGCCCAAAAGTGGTGGTGTTAACTACAGTGCACATAGAAAcaattttaatttaattttttattacacTTCTGAGATCAAAATAACTCCCCTGGTTCTCAGAAGAAACTCTAGTAGCTTCAAAGCCCCGGCTTTTGACGTCAAAAATTCAGTTCAGAAAACATCCATCTCCAAAAGTAGAGACTTATTAGGCATGCAGTATAGTATGTCTGGCAATGTTATGATTATAACGGTTAAGACATTTAGGTTCTTAAATCATATTCAATTTAACAGTCAATTAATTGAagataaaacaaacattttgattCCAGTTTTCTTTATTGATTTTGATTATTTACTTATAATAATTTAACATTCTTTGGGTTTATGGAACAGTATTTTCACCTAGTGCATcagagatgttactgtacaatATCTACAAATTCTATCATGTGCTTTATTATATTGCAGATTCCTTAAAGCAAACCATACAATTCTAACACAAGAGTGCACTTTTTTTGTACATCTATTTTAGAGATATTAAAGTTAACAAATTAAAGTTACTGCTTAGTTTCACTGTGCGCCACCCTAAATGTAACTACAATACCAGATCCTTTTTAGATACAAAATATACATCAAAGACCTAATACTATCAACCATACATCTTAATTTGCTTTTAGAAAATGCTTGCTAGCATAATGTTAAGACTATATAAGTTGTGACACACAACCACATAAATGGACTTCACTGTTACACAAAAAACAGATCAATTGGGAACCATTTTACTGATTGTCTCAAAATGGCAACATAAATGTATTCCACTTAGTGTAAATTGTTAGGAGATTCAATTTCAACCTTGTTTAGTTGGCCTTGATGGTGTGTCCTCACTTTGTAATCACAGTCTCAAGGATCCTTTTAAAAGCACACAAATCACACAACACAATAGTAACCGTTAGACGAATACTCTACAATTGAATTGACACATTACCTGAAGTCAAATACAAGTTTCaataacataaataaatacatcaatACATCACAAAGAACTGATTTAAAACACAACACTTTCATTCAAAGTTTCATCCCAAAACTTTGACATTCATTTACCAGGAAGTGTGACGTTTAAATACACAAGctcttcctgtcctgattaGCTGAATTACTGTGAGGTTTCAGCTATTGTGATTGGTTTAGGGAAGTGgttttcaaccctggtcctcagggacgccctgtcctgcatgttttggatgtttccctgctccaacacacctgattgaaataaatgggtcattatctagctctgtagaaacCTGGTAACGACCATTcacttgaatcaggtgtgttggaagagggaaacatcttAAAATGTGCAGGGCAAGAGAGCCCTGAGCACCTGGTTGAGAACCCCCGGTGTAGGGGGACAAGTTAGGCTGCATTCAGTGGCTTCACAGCACCACGCTGGCCGTCGCGCAGTTGTTGGTGGGGATCCCGATGCGACGGTGGCAGGTGAACATCTTCCGCAGTTCGGCGCGGAAGCGGTCGTGGAGCCAGGCGTAGAGGAAGGGGTTGCAGCAGGACGAACTCATGGCACACAGGTGACACAGTAGCTGGATGAGTAGGAAGTAGCGCTTGTGGATGAGGTCAATGTCGATGTCGCGCAACACGTTGAACACGCTGATGGGCATCCAGCAGAAACCGAAGGCCGCCACCACCAAGGTGACCAGGCGGAAGGTCTTGCGCTTGCGCGTCCTCTGCGCCTCGGCCTGGCTCTGCGTGCGGTGGCCCGGCACCACGCAGTTGCGCAGCTTGACCGAGATGCAGAGGTAGGAGGTGCAAAGCGCCGACAGAGGGAGGACGTAGGTGATGAAGAGGGTGCTGTAAGCGTACGCCAACCTGTCGGTCTCCTGGCCCATCCAGAACTCCTCGCAGATGATGAAGCCCTCGTTCTTGAACTCCACATGGTAGGTGTGAGCCACTGCCGGGGCCACCAGACCACAGGACAGCAGCCAGATCCCCGACAGCAGGTAGGTACACGCCAACACAGAGATGCGCTTCTTCAAAGGGTGCACAGTGGCATAGTATCTGAGGCAAagggaaagaggcagagagagatggtacTAAAATATAATGCTACGTGTATGTACTGTAGTCAAATGTTTTGTGTCTGAATTCATGAAACGTGCCGTTTGGTAACTTTCATTCAATCTCACAAAAGGCTCATTTGAATGACTGGTAACACATTTTAGCATTCCATATCTGTAATTTTGAAGCATCTTTCCCATCTGCAGATGGTTCTATTTGGTTGGTACAGACCCATATTTGGATGAATGATTCAACCACATCTTAAAGTGCTGAATTAGGATGTCTGAATGATGGAGCTTTCAAAGAGCACCAGAGGATGTGTGCATAACCCATCATTCATCATTACTCACACAGCAACTGTCCAAACATCCTTAAAAAGGCTTTTGTACATATTTTCACATGAACAAAAAGGTGCAGTCATGCACAGTCAAATGTCTATCATCAAACTGCCATGACGTTACCAAGTCGCTTTTCATAAAATAACATTCGAGGGGAAATGAGAAATTGGGCTTTGGACTTCAAGGTCTGAGGTGCTCTGTTCCATCGTGGCCTACCTGTCCACACCGATGGCAGTGAGGGTGAAGACCGACACGTAGACCGTCACCGGCTGGATCAGGTACACCAGGTAACACATGAAGCGCCCAAACACCCAGCCATGAGGGTTGAAGGCGTACGCCAACGTGAAGGGAACACAGGTGGCACACATCAACATGTCGGAGAAGGCCAGGTTGCCGATGAAGAAGTTGGTGACGTTGTGCATCTTGCGCGTGCGGCAGATGACGTAGAGCAGCAGGTAGTTGCCAAAGACCCCCACGAGCACCACCAGGGCGTAGCAGGGGATGATGAGCAGCTTGAAGCTCTGGAGGAGCTCCACCCCTACAAACTGGGGGCTGAGCTTGGAGGAGTCGTTCTGGAGCACCACCTCGTAGACCTGCCCGCTGTTGTTCATGCCCGGCTCCTTCAGCTGGGCCAGGTCGGCAGACCATTCACTTCCACTGCCCTCCATCACAGCGGCAGGTCAGGaatgacacacaccacagattACCTGACTGAAAATAACAGAAGACGCTTTACAAAAATAAGTAACTCTGTTTGAAGCATTAACATTGTACATGCTGTACAAATCATCCTCATTTGCTTAGACTGATTTATTTCTTTTGAATCCATAAAGGCATTAAAAATTAAAAAGGATGGAAAGCTTTAACATTTTATTAATACGTGTTTTCTAATTTTCTCGAGTTCTGTGTTAAAAAGAGATCACATTTTTATGCAGGAGAGTGATTATACTCACAGACAACACATGCAGTGATGCATTATTGAACGAGAGATGTATTTACAGAATCATGTTTTGTTCAACAACGGAATTACGTGCCTAAGAAGTCAAAAACTAAAGTATTGAAGTTAACATTTGTGGCCTCATTAAGGCAAGCTTTTTATGTGCGTACAAAACTGTGTTTGGCCATAAACAAACCGTGAGATAAAATATAAAACCAGGAAAAACAATTCTAAACAGATGGTGAGCTGTGCCCAGATAGGAGGGTCTAAAGAGGGTATCGGATGATTGGTCTGTCAGGaagcactgggggggggggggggggggggggggggggggggggggggggaccaggatAGACAAAGGCTTCTGTAAATCATGCAGTGAAGCAGAAACTGTAAGCACAGTGGTTTCATTAACATTGTGGTTAATGGATGTGGTATACTGCCACACTCATAAGCCTTGACAATCTGCCTAATCCTAATTTGTTGTGTCCATGAGAGGAACTTCTCAAAGGTAATTCTCCAGAACCAGAATTGCATTACAACTCAAATGCTGAGATGTGAATGTTATGATGCATTTCAAGTGTCTCATCACAAGTGCAGGTCACGCACAGCCCGTTTTGCACTAGTCTGTTTACTAGTTTGTTTACTAGTCTTTCTGTGTTTTAACTCGGCCTCTACAAAGCTGCAAACTAGGTTAATGGTCTTTTAGAGGGGATCTGTTATTGAGCACCAAAGATACACAAACTgcccatggaaacacacacacaaacatgagtcCTCCTGGGCAAGACAGGAAGGTGGAACAGAGCTGTGAATGTGAATGTATGTGATCACATCCATCAGGTCACTGACAAACAATCACCTTGAAACACACAAAACTAGATCCTCAACCCCTGCTGTGGTCAATCTCATTTTCTGTATATAACACAGTTTAGATTACTAGCAAAGCTCACCCGCAATAAAAGCCGAATTAAATAAATGCAGGCACACGGAGCAATATATCTAGGCTACATCTCCTCCGTTGACGTGTAGCACAACGTCGCACAATACATTGAATGTCGATCAGAAATAAATTCAGGTGACCAACATCATGCACCACTTCCCACACCACTTCTTTTCTCAGTAAGAATGTTTTTCTCTGCTGAGTGCAGGAGATATAAGGTATATCTGTAACATATATGTTAAATGTAATGCCGTGTACCAGAAAGTCCTTGGAAAAGAATCAGTTTCTCTTTACCTCGTCATTCTGGCAGCACGAGGATGCTGCACAATTTTCTAAAGCGTAAACTGTATTTGGAATAGTTTTAAGTGATGAATGAAATGTTGGCTGAAAGTCCA of the Hypomesus transpacificus isolate Combined female unplaced genomic scaffold, fHypTra1 scaffold_31, whole genome shotgun sequence genome contains:
- the rab11fip1a gene encoding rab11 family-interacting protein 1 isoform X1, which codes for MSLGDQSQQWYPTSVQVTVLQARNLRIKGKNGTNDAYAIMQLAKDKFSTSVADKCVAPVWKEEATFDLPLFHQSNAERCTLHIIVMHRAQVGLDKHLGQAVINLIELHDNKSRKKNDWFKLVDKNGKEDKVRGEVLLDVQFMRNNLSASMFDLSMQDKPRSRISKLKDKVRGKKKEGFSDSASAIVPSVSHVLTDSEGEEGGHLDSPEAKKKSKLKSLFTPKSNLQRNISQSMSTLGTLPEKNSSLSGSRSSGLNVESPDVKKKFKFLGHKRTGSNDSKVSLGPFSLLGRSKQSANDQNNLCINGSHVYAEEAEPKSGSTLSLNSSGQGSIEDVRRHDSDVSADSLKGLAVPSYRQEPADRDRALLEQRRHQEEEERRRAEERRRADAKRLQEEEEEEERKQQAEQERRKRFLEDEARRKKLKEEEEERRKMGKDEEEERKKKSKEEEVEERRRQGEEHRRLQAEEERLRLEEEQKRQEETKREEEKKRQEEASMSDRLSTLFGIIKKKEEPQQQSSSIKEEVPKPAPWKTSGDSEIPGPRHSSNPFEEIPLSLDTPNTSEETPGVPQKPQRTPQVPSAMVFLNRTAKVSAVKPRLVESKEPESPGSQGPQSPPSPPSSESSLSSVPSESPVTFSSLHFSLAPRNTRRSSESHSSTENLSVVVSHPNMSDKKRQAPLPPGIGNPNASSRSSPMKSSASGSSLLPITEGEISGESEMAGAKHGKRPALPLPDYESLFPVKRHGVQGQTRWDHIIAEVNQKQRVYMPQVAAKEMSVDGPEDESQHKNRSISSQPRTALLPNPQATQPKEVTAISYRKHPAPVPPKPVVVASPRLVPEVSPAQNQSSARANVSVEKINVSSSTVIHLKPSREIPSVKPKVDPRRVLSKSPLTVIDAKSASQMESPRPSQDVLESRSTNNLNATSSNSPKELPTAKPRQKVASKEPVQQANPEKGSIEEREKLKTANPDLRRTSPVMMKHTDVNSRREKKPMPNSTDGADKKQILQRITEAKEKLIEPDTFPSSAVLSKDPWALPEQSHGEEDLFTGRIQKEHKPQDEKMTPGDQKAIFTADNSTELPKEVKAYQSDSSDLSPFQRDISQRKKWASPSPRSSDKQGSLDKQDLSRAEGTMTTTSEYPRLDRHDSQVDSSVQNYIDGRERLETQAREKNTAVDQLASLSSSPIPSVLTTSDVFQSGVGETSPQAGVLSGGKTQPKAWVAPSEAQLNSSGGGPAPTPRRPHPVKPMNTGETQAPTNTPVGRELKTLDFTTGKIKIPPANMVTGTAGSGPYTQLTQEELITLVVKQQTELTKKNDKIMELEEYIDNLLVRVIEEQPSILLGLNSSKHAF
- the prlhr2a gene encoding prolactin releasing hormone receptor 2a, translated to MEGSGSEWSADLAQLKEPGMNNSGQVYEVVLQNDSSKLSPQFVGVELLQSFKLLIIPCYALVVLVGVFGNYLLLYVICRTRKMHNVTNFFIGNLAFSDMLMCATCVPFTLAYAFNPHGWVFGRFMCYLVYLIQPVTVYVSVFTLTAIGVDRYYATVHPLKKRISVLACTYLLSGIWLLSCGLVAPAVAHTYHVEFKNEGFIICEEFWMGQETDRLAYAYSTLFITYVLPLSALCTSYLCISVKLRNCVVPGHRTQSQAEAQRTRKRKTFRLVTLVVAAFGFCWMPISVFNVLRDIDIDLIHKRYFLLIQLLCHLCAMSSSCCNPFLYAWLHDRFRAELRKMFTCHRRIGIPTNNCATASVVL